From one Nonomuraea polychroma genomic stretch:
- a CDS encoding CU044_5270 family protein: protein MNPIDELRAARPAHLGDRPVDERTRAAELSYAMSGPRQAGRRRKVVRPVWGLGLAGAAAAVTAVVVVMAGNGAAPTPRAPDGGGAIATATGAPDGSGSTANPDGTAAPRVTLSAREVLLAAAEKADRQDERTGDYWHTATVSRTLLTVAEGGYRMVMQNRNEMWTPSATGGEQWSRNQSLGARPATEEDRKAWEAAGSPAKVEVAVPGKQGSPTLGKRGALVADTAPGKVRTSHSPLVDGDKVFWLGRNVTMKELRGLPSDPDDLKKWLLRSYEGHDTESSSTPMASDVWLFKVSAGLITDMPVTPQVRGAAFRMLAELDTVKVVENVTDAEGRQGTAVSIEERVKGGAVLEDRLIFDESTGRALAGENVVVRPGGLQAGLEPGEVFHSTAMLEAGWTDEKP, encoded by the coding sequence GTGAATCCCATTGACGAGCTTCGTGCCGCCCGGCCTGCGCATCTCGGCGATCGGCCGGTGGACGAGCGCACCAGGGCCGCAGAGCTCTCCTACGCGATGTCCGGGCCGAGGCAGGCGGGACGGCGGCGCAAGGTCGTACGGCCGGTGTGGGGGCTCGGGCTGGCCGGCGCCGCGGCGGCCGTGACGGCGGTGGTCGTGGTCATGGCGGGGAACGGCGCGGCACCGACCCCGCGGGCGCCTGACGGGGGCGGCGCCATCGCCACCGCCACGGGCGCTCCGGACGGCAGCGGTTCGACGGCGAATCCGGACGGCACGGCCGCGCCGCGCGTCACGTTGTCGGCGCGGGAGGTGCTGCTGGCCGCCGCGGAGAAGGCGGACCGGCAGGACGAGCGCACCGGTGACTACTGGCACACCGCGACGGTGAGCCGGACCCTGCTCACCGTGGCAGAAGGCGGCTACCGCATGGTGATGCAGAACCGGAACGAGATGTGGACGCCCAGCGCCACCGGCGGCGAGCAGTGGAGCCGTAACCAGTCGCTCGGGGCGCGCCCGGCCACCGAGGAGGACAGGAAGGCATGGGAGGCGGCCGGCTCCCCGGCCAAGGTGGAGGTGGCGGTGCCGGGCAAACAGGGTTCGCCGACGCTGGGCAAGCGCGGCGCGCTGGTTGCGGATACCGCGCCGGGCAAGGTGAGGACCAGCCACAGCCCGCTGGTGGACGGGGACAAGGTGTTCTGGCTGGGCCGCAACGTGACCATGAAGGAATTGCGCGGGCTGCCGAGCGATCCTGACGACCTCAAGAAGTGGTTGCTTCGCTCGTACGAGGGACATGACACCGAGTCGTCCAGCACCCCGATGGCGTCCGACGTGTGGCTGTTCAAGGTCAGCGCGGGCCTGATCACCGACATGCCGGTGACGCCGCAGGTGCGGGGGGCGGCGTTCCGCATGCTGGCCGAGCTCGACACCGTCAAGGTCGTCGAGAACGTCACCGACGCCGAGGGCCGCCAGGGCACCGCCGTCTCGATCGAGGAGCGGGTCAAGGGCGGCGCCGTCCTGGAGGACCGGCTGATCTTCGACGAGTCGACCGGCCGAGCCTTGGCCGGCGAGAACGTCGTGGTCAGGCCTGGTGGCCTGCAGGCGGGTCTGGAGCCGGGCGAGGTGTTCCACTCGACCGCGATGCTGGAGGCGGGCTGGACCGACGAGAAGCCGTGA
- a CDS encoding RNA polymerase sigma factor, with protein sequence MADDADRFTGMYDECRQRVWAYVVSRSGRQVADEVVSETFAIAWRRLDDVPEPALPWLLGVARNVLRDNVRAEARREALAAELRAWTEGDVADQVTERIGVLRALATLAEDDREILVLVAWHGLSPKEAARVIGCSSAAFRVRLHRARKRLKQAMEDVAESAGGHVPVHGRDRGLAARPSLPHVRSYNEEWS encoded by the coding sequence GTGGCGGATGATGCGGACCGGTTCACCGGCATGTACGACGAATGCCGACAACGTGTGTGGGCCTACGTGGTCAGTCGCTCGGGGCGGCAGGTTGCCGACGAGGTGGTGAGCGAGACGTTCGCGATCGCCTGGCGGCGGCTCGACGATGTGCCGGAGCCGGCTCTGCCGTGGTTGCTCGGCGTGGCCAGGAACGTCCTGCGCGACAACGTCCGTGCCGAGGCACGCAGAGAGGCGCTGGCTGCCGAGCTGCGGGCCTGGACCGAGGGCGATGTGGCCGATCAGGTGACCGAGCGGATCGGGGTGTTGCGGGCGCTGGCCACGCTGGCGGAGGACGATCGAGAGATTCTCGTGCTCGTCGCGTGGCACGGTCTGTCGCCGAAGGAGGCCGCCCGCGTGATCGGGTGCTCGTCCGCGGCATTCCGGGTCCGCCTGCATCGGGCTCGTAAGCGGCTCAAGCAGGCGATGGAGGACGTCGCCGAATCGGCCGGCGGCCACGTACCGGTCCACGGACGGGACCGCGGTCTGGCGGCGCGGCCGTCCCTGCCTCACGTTCGGAGCTACAACGAGGAGTGGTCGTGA
- a CDS encoding succinate dehydrogenase/fumarate reductase iron-sulfur subunit, producing the protein MNLTLKVWRQNGPDDAGRMVTYKVEDVSPDMSFLEMLDVLNERLILEGDDPIAFDHDCREGICGMCGMVINGVAHGEQRATTTCQLHMRHFEDGATVTIEPWRAAPFPVVKDLVVDRSAFDRIIQAGGFVSVPAGSAPDAHSVPVRKEDADAAFDAATCIGCGACVAACPNGSASLFTAAKITHLSLLPQGQPERLSRAKAMVDQMDAEGFGGCTNTGECTAVCPKGIPLETIARMNADYLKANAK; encoded by the coding sequence GTGAACCTGACCCTGAAGGTCTGGCGTCAGAACGGTCCGGACGACGCCGGCCGCATGGTGACGTACAAGGTGGAGGACGTGTCCCCGGACATGTCCTTCCTGGAGATGCTCGACGTCCTCAACGAGCGCCTCATCCTCGAGGGCGACGACCCGATCGCTTTCGACCACGACTGCCGCGAAGGAATCTGCGGCATGTGCGGCATGGTCATCAACGGCGTGGCGCACGGCGAGCAGCGCGCCACCACGACCTGTCAGCTTCACATGCGCCACTTCGAGGACGGCGCCACGGTCACCATCGAGCCGTGGCGCGCGGCCCCGTTCCCGGTCGTCAAGGACCTGGTCGTGGATCGCAGCGCCTTCGATCGCATCATCCAGGCAGGCGGTTTCGTCTCGGTCCCGGCCGGCTCCGCCCCTGACGCCCACAGCGTCCCGGTGCGGAAGGAAGACGCCGACGCCGCGTTCGACGCGGCCACCTGCATCGGCTGCGGCGCCTGCGTCGCCGCCTGCCCGAACGGGTCGGCCTCGTTGTTCACCGCCGCCAAGATCACCCACCTGAGCCTGCTCCCGCAGGGCCAGCCGGAACGCCTGTCCCGCGCCAAGGCCATGGTGGACCAGATGGACGCGGAGGGCTTCGGCGGCTGCACGAACACGGGCGAATGCACGGCCGTGTGCCCGAAGGGCATCCCGCTGGAGACGATCGCCCGCATGAACGCCGACTACCTGAAGGCGAACGCCAAGTAG
- a CDS encoding fumarate reductase/succinate dehydrogenase flavoprotein subunit: MNYTEGPEIRDTKAPAGPIEERWEKRKFSAKLVNPANKRKLTVIVVGTGLAGGSAAATLGELGYNVKSFCYQDTPRRAHSIAAQGGINAAKNYRGDGDSIYRLFYDTVKGGDFRARESNVYRLAQVSVNIIDQAVAQGVPFAREYGGLLDTRSFGGAQVSRTFYARGQTGQQLLLGAYQALERQIAAGTVTMHTRHEMLDLIVADGRARGIIVRDMVTGEIERHLADAVVLATGGYGNVFFLSTNAKGCNTTAIWRAHERGAYFANPCYTQIHPTCIPVSGEYQSKLTLMSESLRNDGRVWVPLRKNDTRAPGDIPEDERDYYLERIYPAFGNLVPRDIASRAAKNVCDEGRGVGPGGLGVYLDFRDAINRLGRDAVEKKYGNLFEMYERITGENPYEVPMRIYPAVHYTMGGLWVDYDLQSTIPGLFVIGEANFSDHGANRLGASALMQGLADGYFVLPTTLGDYLAAGPFGDVDDAAIAEAEIKVRSKIERLLSVNGTRTPDSFHRELGKLMWDYCGMERTEESLRKALERIPELRAEFWQNVKVSGTAEELNQVLERAGRVADFFDLAELMCLDALVRTESCGGHFRAESQDADGEALRDDENFAHVSAWEWGDNGPILHKETLEYEYVKMTQRSYK; encoded by the coding sequence GTGAACTACACGGAAGGTCCGGAGATCCGCGACACGAAGGCTCCTGCCGGCCCCATCGAGGAGCGGTGGGAGAAGCGGAAGTTCTCCGCGAAGCTGGTCAACCCGGCCAACAAGCGCAAGCTCACCGTGATCGTGGTCGGCACCGGCCTCGCGGGCGGCTCGGCCGCGGCGACGCTGGGCGAGCTGGGCTACAACGTCAAGTCGTTCTGCTATCAGGACACGCCGCGCCGCGCCCACTCCATCGCCGCGCAGGGCGGCATCAACGCCGCCAAGAACTACCGCGGCGACGGCGACAGCATCTACCGGCTCTTCTACGACACCGTGAAGGGCGGCGACTTCCGCGCCCGCGAGTCGAACGTCTACCGCCTCGCCCAGGTGTCGGTGAACATCATCGACCAGGCGGTCGCCCAGGGCGTGCCGTTCGCCCGCGAGTACGGCGGCCTGCTCGACACCCGCTCGTTCGGCGGCGCGCAGGTGTCGCGTACGTTCTACGCCCGCGGCCAGACGGGCCAGCAGCTGCTGCTGGGCGCCTACCAGGCGCTGGAGCGGCAGATCGCGGCCGGGACCGTGACCATGCACACCCGCCACGAGATGCTCGACCTGATCGTCGCCGACGGCCGGGCGCGCGGCATCATCGTGCGCGACATGGTGACCGGCGAGATCGAGCGCCACCTGGCCGACGCCGTGGTGCTGGCCACCGGCGGCTACGGCAACGTGTTCTTCCTGTCCACGAACGCCAAGGGCTGCAACACGACGGCGATCTGGCGGGCGCACGAGCGCGGCGCGTACTTCGCCAACCCCTGCTACACGCAGATCCACCCGACCTGCATCCCGGTGTCGGGCGAGTACCAGTCGAAGCTGACGTTGATGTCGGAGTCGCTGCGTAACGACGGCCGCGTGTGGGTGCCGCTGCGCAAGAACGACACCCGCGCCCCCGGCGACATCCCCGAGGACGAGCGCGACTACTACCTGGAGCGGATCTACCCCGCCTTCGGCAACCTCGTCCCCCGCGACATCGCCTCCCGCGCCGCCAAGAACGTCTGCGACGAGGGCCGCGGCGTCGGCCCCGGCGGCCTTGGCGTCTACCTGGACTTCCGCGACGCCATCAACCGCCTCGGCCGCGACGCCGTCGAGAAGAAGTACGGCAACCTCTTCGAGATGTACGAGCGCATCACGGGCGAGAACCCGTACGAGGTGCCGATGCGCATCTACCCGGCGGTCCACTACACCATGGGCGGCCTGTGGGTGGACTACGACCTGCAGTCCACGATCCCCGGCCTGTTCGTCATCGGGGAGGCGAACTTCTCCGACCACGGCGCGAACCGCCTCGGCGCCTCCGCGCTGATGCAGGGCCTGGCCGACGGATATTTCGTCCTTCCGACCACCCTCGGCGACTACCTGGCCGCCGGCCCGTTCGGTGACGTCGACGACGCGGCCATCGCCGAGGCCGAGATCAAGGTCCGGTCGAAGATCGAGCGTCTGCTGTCCGTGAACGGCACCCGTACCCCGGACTCCTTCCACCGTGAGCTGGGCAAGCTCATGTGGGACTACTGCGGCATGGAGCGCACCGAGGAGTCGCTGCGCAAGGCCCTGGAGCGCATCCCCGAGCTGCGCGCGGAGTTCTGGCAGAACGTCAAGGTCAGCGGCACCGCCGAGGAGCTCAACCAGGTGCTGGAGCGGGCCGGGCGGGTCGCCGACTTCTTCGACCTGGCCGAGCTCATGTGCCTGGACGCCCTGGTGCGTACGGAGTCCTGCGGCGGCCACTTCCGCGCCGAGTCCCAGGACGCCGACGGCGAGGCCCTGCGTGACGACGAGAACTTCGCGCACGTCTCCGCCTGGGAGTGGGGCGACAACGGCCCCATCCTGCACAAGGAAACGCTCGAGTACGAGTACGTCAAGATGACCCAGCGGAGCTACAAGTGA
- a CDS encoding succinate dehydrogenase cytochrome b subunit: protein MTATIERGAATAPVPAPKSTPKRKKAGGFLGSSNGKKVVMAVTGAVMVLFLVLHMLGNLKIFLGKDSFNDYAHALRTLLEPLLPYRTLLTILEAVLVASVVLHMWAAISLARRAGKARPVKYVAKKPQANGYTTHIMRFGGLTIALFVVWHLLDLTFGVVNPKGFDSSPADRMIAGFEPSRWWVTLIYFVAVVMVGLHLRHGIWSAVQTLGWANRSRYRVLKASAALVSAVLVIGFLAPPLAITFGVVK from the coding sequence GTGACTGCGACGATTGAGCGCGGCGCCGCGACTGCGCCGGTTCCCGCTCCCAAGAGCACTCCAAAGCGTAAGAAAGCCGGCGGGTTCCTCGGCTCGTCGAACGGCAAGAAGGTCGTGATGGCCGTCACGGGCGCCGTGATGGTCCTCTTCCTTGTCCTCCACATGCTCGGCAACCTCAAGATTTTCCTGGGCAAGGACTCCTTCAACGACTACGCGCACGCGCTGCGCACGCTGCTCGAGCCGCTGCTGCCGTACCGGACGCTGCTGACGATCTTGGAAGCCGTCCTCGTCGCGTCGGTCGTCCTGCACATGTGGGCCGCGATCTCCCTCGCCCGGCGGGCCGGCAAGGCCAGGCCGGTCAAGTACGTCGCCAAGAAGCCGCAGGCGAACGGCTACACCACGCACATCATGCGGTTCGGCGGCCTGACGATCGCGCTCTTCGTGGTCTGGCACCTGCTCGACCTGACCTTCGGCGTCGTCAACCCCAAGGGCTTCGACTCCTCCCCGGCCGACCGGATGATCGCCGGCTTCGAGCCGTCCCGGTGGTGGGTGACGCTGATCTACTTCGTGGCCGTGGTCATGGTCGGCCTGCACCTGCGGCACGGCATCTGGAGCGCCGTGCAGACGCTCGGCTGGGCCAATCGCAGCCGCTACCGGGTGCTGAAGGCTTCGGCCGCACTGGTCTCCGCGGTCCTGGTGATCGGCTTCCTGGCCCCGCCCCTCGCGATCACGTTCGGAGTTGTGAAGTGA
- a CDS encoding LysR family transcriptional regulator: MQLQQLASFVAVAETRHFTQAAERMRVAQPSLSKQIKALESDLGAPLFSRARGNVTLTPAGEALLPLARRILADADTARQEVAQLAGLRRGRVRLGATPSLCAGLLADVLARFHRAYPGIELLVEEGGSRDLVRALARGQLDLSLVIMPLQSDDPSLVTEEILRENLVVVSNSHEPSKGPYMEIEDLRGRPMVMFRRGYDLREATLAACRQAGFEPRFAVQGGEMDAVLRFVEAGLGVAVVPSMVLDGRPGLSGTPLVPPGLSRTIALAHRKDVEPTTAAQAFRETLLTFVVEAGHEGMLPQGVELIAE; this comes from the coding sequence ATGCAGTTGCAACAACTAGCGTCCTTCGTGGCCGTCGCGGAGACCAGGCACTTCACTCAGGCCGCCGAGCGCATGCGGGTCGCCCAGCCGTCGCTGAGCAAGCAGATCAAGGCACTGGAGAGTGACCTCGGGGCGCCCCTGTTCTCCCGGGCGCGGGGCAATGTCACGCTGACCCCGGCCGGGGAGGCGCTGCTGCCGCTGGCGCGCCGCATCCTCGCCGACGCCGACACCGCCAGGCAGGAGGTGGCCCAGCTGGCAGGGCTCAGAAGGGGGCGGGTGCGGCTCGGGGCCACGCCGTCGCTGTGCGCGGGGCTGCTGGCGGACGTGCTGGCCCGCTTCCATCGGGCGTACCCGGGGATCGAGCTGCTGGTCGAGGAGGGCGGCTCGCGCGACCTGGTCAGGGCGCTGGCGCGGGGGCAGCTCGACCTGTCGCTGGTCATCATGCCGCTGCAGAGCGACGACCCTTCACTGGTGACTGAGGAGATCCTGCGGGAGAACCTCGTGGTCGTCTCGAACTCGCATGAGCCGTCCAAGGGCCCGTACATGGAGATCGAGGACCTGCGCGGGCGGCCGATGGTGATGTTCCGGCGCGGCTACGACCTGCGGGAGGCGACGCTGGCGGCGTGCCGGCAGGCCGGGTTCGAGCCCAGGTTCGCGGTGCAGGGCGGCGAGATGGACGCGGTGTTGCGGTTCGTGGAGGCGGGGCTGGGGGTGGCCGTGGTGCCCTCCATGGTGCTCGACGGGCGGCCCGGTCTTTCCGGTACGCCGCTCGTGCCGCCGGGGCTCAGCCGGACGATCGCGCTGGCCCACCGCAAGGACGTGGAACCGACCACCGCCGCGCAGGCCTTCAGGGAGACGCTGCTCACGTTTGTGGTGGAAGCTGGACATGAAGGCATGCTTCCGCAAGGGGTAGAGCTCATCGCAGAATGA
- a CDS encoding PP2C family protein-serine/threonine phosphatase, with amino-acid sequence MTANLSETLTLLLLEDDDGDAFLVEELLQQAVAPPKIFRARSLQEAKAKLTSKIQCVLVDLSLPDASRLEALEEVLALAPHAAVLVLTGLRDVHVGVAAVQAGAQDYLVKQDIDARLLARSIRYAMERKRADQTQLRLVQAELIAKENARMQRGLLPVALLHTNAIEHTTRYLPGSGGTLAGDFLDAVQTPDGAVHIVVGDVCGHGPDEAALGVAMRIAWRTLVLAGQTDDTLLRTLDALLRAERKAPEIFTTLCMATISPDLRYARMRVVGHPPPVLVRDGAVEVVADTPSGPPLGIFPDAEWSVIDVPLGEEWSMMLYTDGLIEAAVGEHNELLGVEGLVDLVRRHGAIDLDRLIRHVGTLSDDLAVVLVSRRRE; translated from the coding sequence GTGACAGCAAATCTCTCGGAAACGCTGACGCTGCTCCTCCTCGAGGACGACGACGGCGACGCATTCCTCGTCGAGGAGTTGCTGCAGCAGGCTGTCGCGCCGCCGAAGATCTTCCGGGCGCGCAGCCTCCAGGAGGCCAAGGCCAAGCTGACCTCCAAGATCCAGTGTGTGCTCGTCGACCTCTCGTTGCCCGACGCCTCCCGGCTGGAGGCGCTGGAGGAGGTGCTGGCGCTGGCGCCGCACGCGGCCGTGCTGGTGCTCACCGGGCTGCGGGACGTCCACGTGGGCGTCGCCGCCGTCCAGGCCGGGGCGCAGGACTACCTGGTCAAGCAGGACATCGACGCACGGCTGCTGGCCAGGTCCATCAGGTACGCCATGGAACGCAAACGGGCCGACCAGACTCAGCTGAGGCTCGTGCAGGCGGAGCTGATCGCGAAGGAGAACGCCAGGATGCAGCGGGGCCTGCTGCCCGTCGCGCTGCTGCACACCAACGCGATCGAGCACACCACGCGTTACCTGCCGGGCAGTGGTGGCACGCTGGCCGGGGACTTCCTGGACGCGGTGCAGACCCCGGACGGCGCGGTGCACATCGTGGTGGGCGACGTGTGCGGGCACGGCCCCGACGAGGCCGCGCTCGGCGTGGCGATGCGCATCGCCTGGCGGACCCTGGTGCTGGCCGGGCAGACCGATGACACGCTCCTGCGTACGCTCGACGCCCTGCTGCGGGCCGAGCGCAAGGCGCCGGAGATCTTCACGACCCTGTGCATGGCGACGATCAGCCCTGATCTGCGCTACGCCAGGATGCGCGTGGTCGGGCACCCACCCCCGGTGCTGGTGCGCGACGGCGCCGTCGAGGTGGTCGCCGACACCCCGTCTGGCCCGCCGCTCGGGATCTTCCCGGACGCCGAATGGTCGGTGATCGACGTGCCGCTGGGTGAGGAATGGTCGATGATGCTCTACACCGACGGCCTGATCGAGGCGGCCGTGGGCGAGCACAACGAGCTGCTGGGGGTAGAGGGCCTGGTCGACCTGGTCCGCCGGCACGGCGCGATCGACCTCGACCGGCTGATCAGGCATGTGGGCACGCTGAGCGACGACCTGGCCGTGGTCCTGGTGAGCAGGAGGAGAGAATGA
- a CDS encoding sensor histidine kinase, with translation MSIHPLPPPKEPVGLGRLPVARWFLFTGAVAGVAFVAGAVVTMLMLAEAQALNPPPGVAAQMGRVHAALIVLFAVLLACGAGLAVIVRYAVLKPIDQLTDQVRQVAAGDFDHTLHVDRPAELAELSSHIDAMRDRIVSAWRVAADQAEELRRSNGELEQFAYVASHDLQEPLRKVASFTQMLEQRYGSELDERARQYIHYAVDGAKRMQLLINDLLDFSRVGRVTGERTVTDSGEALNQALDNLSATVEDTETTVTRDDLPKVKGNRLQLTQLFQNLIENAIKFRSEAPPRIHIGVKRSGDMWEFSCSDNGIGVEPKYADRIFLIFQRLHPRDVYPGTGIGLALCRKIVEYHGGQMWLDNSDEGQGATFRWTLPAAGDDDD, from the coding sequence ATGAGCATCCATCCGCTGCCGCCGCCCAAGGAGCCTGTGGGGCTGGGCAGGCTCCCGGTGGCCCGCTGGTTCCTGTTCACCGGCGCGGTGGCAGGGGTGGCCTTCGTGGCCGGCGCCGTGGTCACCATGCTGATGCTCGCCGAGGCCCAGGCGCTGAACCCGCCGCCCGGCGTGGCCGCGCAGATGGGGCGGGTGCACGCGGCGTTGATCGTGTTGTTCGCGGTGTTGCTCGCCTGCGGCGCCGGGCTGGCGGTCATCGTGCGTTACGCCGTGCTGAAGCCCATCGACCAGCTCACCGACCAGGTCCGTCAGGTCGCCGCCGGCGACTTCGACCACACCCTGCACGTGGACCGCCCGGCGGAGCTCGCCGAGTTGTCCAGCCACATCGACGCCATGCGCGACCGCATCGTGTCGGCCTGGCGGGTGGCCGCCGACCAGGCCGAGGAGCTGCGCCGGTCGAACGGCGAGCTGGAGCAGTTCGCGTACGTGGCCAGCCACGACCTGCAGGAGCCGCTGCGCAAGGTCGCCAGCTTCACCCAGATGCTGGAGCAGCGCTACGGCTCCGAGCTCGACGAGCGGGCCAGGCAATACATCCACTATGCGGTCGACGGCGCCAAACGGATGCAGCTGCTGATCAACGACCTGCTGGACTTCTCCAGGGTCGGCCGGGTCACCGGTGAGCGCACCGTGACCGACTCCGGCGAGGCGCTGAACCAGGCGCTGGACAACCTGTCGGCCACGGTCGAGGACACCGAGACCACGGTCACCAGGGACGACCTGCCCAAGGTCAAGGGCAACCGGCTGCAGCTCACTCAGCTGTTCCAGAACCTCATCGAGAACGCGATCAAGTTCCGCTCCGAGGCGCCCCCGCGCATCCACATCGGGGTCAAGCGATCCGGCGACATGTGGGAGTTCAGCTGCTCCGACAACGGCATCGGGGTCGAACCCAAGTACGCCGACCGTATCTTCCTCATCTTCCAGCGTCTCCACCCCCGGGACGTGTATCCAGGGACTGGCATCGGCCTGGCACTGTGTCGCAAGATCGTCGAGTACCACGGCGGACAGATGTGGCTCGACAACAGCGATGAGGGCCAGGGTGCGACGTTCCGCTGGACGCTACCCGCGGCTGGAGACGACGATGACTGA
- a CDS encoding response regulator, producing MTEWRPIEVLLVEDDQGDILLTKEAFDYNKVRNRLNVVNDGEQAMAYLRQEDGYADAPRPDLILLDLNLPRMSGMEVLREVKADSTLRMIPVVILTTSEAEEDIIHSYQLHANAYVSKPVDFEQFIRVVRQIDDFFVTVVKLPAQGQRP from the coding sequence ATGACTGAATGGCGCCCGATCGAGGTGCTCCTGGTGGAGGACGACCAAGGGGACATCCTGCTCACCAAGGAGGCCTTCGACTACAACAAGGTACGCAACCGCCTCAACGTGGTGAACGACGGCGAGCAGGCGATGGCGTACCTGCGCCAGGAGGACGGCTACGCCGACGCGCCACGCCCGGACCTCATCCTGCTGGACCTCAACCTGCCGCGGATGAGCGGCATGGAGGTGCTGCGGGAGGTCAAGGCCGACAGCACGTTGCGGATGATCCCTGTGGTGATACTGACGACGTCAGAGGCGGAGGAGGACATCATCCACAGCTACCAGCTGCACGCCAACGCCTATGTGTCGAAACCGGTGGACTTTGAGCAATTTATCCGGGTTGTCCGGCAGATCGATGATTTTTTCGTGACTGTGGTTAAGTTGCCGGCCCAGGGGCAGCGCCCCTGA